Below is a genomic region from Dehalococcoidales bacterium.
GAAAGTGCGCCCGCCGATTACCCAGCTATCAGCACCTTTGGACTCTATGGCGCCGATAAACTTGTTGTCACCCTGGTCGGTCTCAATCTCGATAGCAAGCAGCGAGGCGTCCTGCATCCTGACAAATTCCACCCTGGCGACCACGCCGATCGCCAGCCCATCGTCCAGCCGGGTGGCATTGTTGACCTGGAAGGTCTCCCCGCCAATGACCCACTGGCTGGAGCCCATGGACTCGATTGCGCCGCTGAAGTGTTCGTCATCTTCATCGGTCTGAATCTCCGTAGCCAGCGCCGTACCATCCGCCAGGGTGACGAACTCCACCCGCGCCAGTACCCCCACCGCCAGACCACCATCGAGCCGGGTATTGGCGTCCACCTTGAACTGGCTCCCGCCGACAGTCCACATATCACCGTTGATTGATTCTATGGTTCCGCTGAAATGCTGGTCTTCTCCCAGCCGGCTGACCTGCTCCAGCTCCCGCTCTCCGCCACGCGAGCGTACCCTGACCGTCACCCGGTCACCAACCAGGCTTTGCGCCTGTGCTGCCGCTGACTGTTGTTCCACGGTGATGCGCAGGGTGCTGCCATCTTCCCGGGTAACCACCATCTCCTTGCCTTC
It encodes:
- a CDS encoding DUF5666 domain-containing protein → MKRMKNRGKLLVPLLVLMAGLLGFSACEGATTEDIRGLLQAMEGKEMVVTREDGSTLRITVEQQSAAAQAQSLVGDRVTVRVRSRGGERELEQVSRLGEDQHFSGTIESINGDMWTVGGSQFKVDANTRLDGGLAVGVLARVEFVTLADGTALATEIQTDEDDEHFSGAIESMGSSQWVIGGETFQVNNATRLDDGLAIGVVARVEFVRMQDASLLAIEIETDQGDNKFIGAIESKGADSWVIGGRTFQINAATHLSRGGRNLDAGVVVRVEFITISDGTLVATEIQAVLQRFSGTVESIGSDEWVVGGRTFKITGSTRLDDDLAVGKSARVRFVEMADGTMVATRIQDR